From Arachis stenosperma cultivar V10309 chromosome 2, arast.V10309.gnm1.PFL2, whole genome shotgun sequence, one genomic window encodes:
- the LOC130960510 gene encoding callose synthase 5-like isoform X1, which translates to MNRVCRYHFGYLRKDTLPIMQLEENTQGLNWPSSFEQQRQKTGDLDLLDWLKAMFGFQRDNVRNQREHLIMLLANSHIRLHPKPEPLNMLDDRAFDEVMKKLFKNYKKWCKFLGRKHSLR; encoded by the exons ATGAACCGTGTTTGCAGGTATCATTTTGGATATCTGAGAAAGGATACTCTACCCATTATGCAACTTGAAGAG AACACACAAGGCTTGAACTGGCCTAGTTCTTTCGAGCAACAAAGACAGAAAACAGGAGACCTAGACTTGCTTGATTGGCTTAAAGCCATGTTTGGTTTCCAG AGGGACAACGTCAGGAATCAGAGAGAGCATTTGATTATGCTTCTTGCTAATTCTCATATAAGGCTACACCCTAAACCTGAGCCTCTAAACATG CTTGATGATCGTGCTTTTGATGAAGTGATGAAAAAGCTTTTtaagaattataaaaaatggTGCAAATTCTTGGGACGAAAACATAGTTTACGATGA
- the LOC130960510 gene encoding callose synthase 5-like isoform X2, translating into MEKNRYHFGYLRKDTLPIMQLEENTQGLNWPSSFEQQRQKTGDLDLLDWLKAMFGFQRDNVRNQREHLIMLLANSHIRLHPKPEPLNMLDDRAFDEVMKKLFKNYKKWCKFLGRKHSLR; encoded by the exons ATGGAAAAGAATAG GTATCATTTTGGATATCTGAGAAAGGATACTCTACCCATTATGCAACTTGAAGAG AACACACAAGGCTTGAACTGGCCTAGTTCTTTCGAGCAACAAAGACAGAAAACAGGAGACCTAGACTTGCTTGATTGGCTTAAAGCCATGTTTGGTTTCCAG AGGGACAACGTCAGGAATCAGAGAGAGCATTTGATTATGCTTCTTGCTAATTCTCATATAAGGCTACACCCTAAACCTGAGCCTCTAAACATG CTTGATGATCGTGCTTTTGATGAAGTGATGAAAAAGCTTTTtaagaattataaaaaatggTGCAAATTCTTGGGACGAAAACATAGTTTACGATGA